One part of the Epinephelus fuscoguttatus linkage group LG12, E.fuscoguttatus.final_Chr_v1 genome encodes these proteins:
- the LOC125898153 gene encoding early growth response protein 1-like, giving the protein MAATKAELLLSALQISDPLAGLPPPLSPLDGFSKLEELQMLLQNAAAGGSLLAASAAEGAGLLSGEPGEYGDSLADLDLQTLPPLTPRLPPLAYSGRFTFEPASSGSLWAEPLLSLFTGLVSVGAPPPSACSLPFSSSSVTSSVTTPPSLSSTQISCGSGDVTSVFSATPTYTSAASSNLLLLPPAESRPEPVAFQPQGPPPAYPSSSSRLGLQPPSLVVPMLPDYLLSQPQEGELSLIQDQKPELSQNPPPLTPLSTIKSFSSQIQTQPQGSASGPTYQSLVTKPNRIRKSPASRQCKTPPHERPYACPADGCDRRFSRSDELTRHVRVHTGQKPFQCRICMRSFSRSDHLTTHIRTHTGEKPFACAECGRKFARSDERKRHTKIHQRQRERKSDRSSASSDPIPINKPPAYSSPPTSSPCSSYSSPAHSSSFPSSSSSSSFSPCFTSSSSLSHLYASSPSPHLYSSSCSSPMGSPQSELPSPHGSNNC; this is encoded by the exons ATGGCAGCGACCAAAGCGGAGCTGCTCCTGTCCGCCCTGCAGATCTCCGACCCTCTGGCCGGCCTCCCGCCGCCTCTCTCCCCACTGGACGGTTTCTCGaagctggaggagctgcagatgCTGCTGCAGAACGCCGCGGCCGGAGGCTCCCTACTGGCCGCGTCCGCAGCGGAGGGAGCCGGGCTGCTGAGCGGAGAGCCCGGGGAGTACGGAG aCTCTCTGGCGGACCTGGACCTGCAGACTCTCCCCCCTCTCACCCCTCGCCTCCCCCCTCTGGCCTACAGCGGCCGCTTCACCTTTGAGCCCGCCTCCAGTGGCAGCCTATGGGCGGAGCCTCTCCTCAGCCTGTTCACCGGGTTGGTCAGTGTTGGGGCTCCTCCCCCTTCAGCCTGCAGCCTCCCCTTCTCTTcgtcatcagtgacatcatcggTGACAACACCACCGAGCCTCAGCTCCACCCAGAtcagctgtggctcaggtgATGTCACCTCAGTGTTCTCTGCAACGCCAACGTACACCTCCGCCGCCAGCtccaacctcctcctcctcccccccgcTGAATCTCGGCCGGAGCCCGTGGCcttccagccacagggtcctccgcctgcctaccccagctcctcctccaggcTTGGCCTCCAGCCGCCCTCCCTGGTGGTACCGATGCTCCCCGACTACCTGCTGTCACAGCCGCAGGAGGGCGAGCTCAGCCTGATCCAGGATCAGAAGCCAGAACTGTCGCAGAACCCTCCGCCGCTCACGCCACTCTCCACCATCAAATCCTTCTCCTCACAGATCCAGACGCAGCCCCAGGGCTCCGCCTCTGGCCCCACCTACCAATCCCTGGTCACCAAACCCAACCGAATCAGGAAGTCCCCTGCCAGTCGGCAGTGCAAGACGCCACCACACGAGCGTCCGTATGCCTGCCCCGCCGACGGCTGTGACCGCCGCTTCTCCCGTTCTGACGAGCTCACTCGCCACGTGCGTGTACACACGGGCCAGAAGCCTTTCCAGTGCCGCATCTGCATGCGCAGCTTCAGCCGCAGCGACCACCTGACGACGCACATCCGCACGCACACTGGTGAGAAGCCGTTCGCCTGCGCAGAGTGCGGACGCAAGTTCGCACGCAGTGACGAGCGCAAGAGGCACACCAAGATCCACCAGCGACAGCGGGAGCGCAAGAGCGACAGGAGCTCAGCCTCCTCTGATCCCATCCCCATCAACAAGCCCCCCGCCTACTCCTCCcctcccacctcctccccctgctCCTCTTACTCCTCCCCCGCTCACAGctcctccttcccctcctcctcctcctcttcctccttctccccctgcttcacctcctcctcGTCACTGTCACATCTCTACGCCTCCTCACCGTCCCCCCACCTTTATTCCTCTTCTTGCTCCTCTCCGATGGGGAGTCCTCAGTCGGAGCTCCCCTCCCCCCACGGCTCCAACAACTGTTGA
- the LOC125898161 gene encoding heat shock protein beta-11-like: MLCPSAFQPTTLAMRPFLDMHWPVRSLWPETRPLIYHIEQEMIRHMQEMRQSMEYMERLHQKIFEEIDQTSSLTGVFKPIAFQELGRDGSSFAISLDTKEFSPEELSVKQVGRKLRVSGRTEKKQEDEKGSYTYRCQEFRQEFDLPDGVDPETVTCSLVGGQLQIQAPREKPVHDGKERVVPISITSAPAITSSSSTTSTISSSGASSESSPAEKN, encoded by the coding sequence ATGTTGTGCCCAAGCGCCTTCCAGCCGACCACCCTCGCCATGAGGCCTTTCCTGGACATGCACTGGCCCGTCCGCAGCCTGTGGCCCGAGACCCGGCCGCTCATCTATCACATTGAACAAGAGATGATCCGCCACATGCAGGAGATGAGGCAGAGCATGGAGTACATGGAGAGGCTGCACCAGAAGATCTTCGAGGAGATCGACCAGACCTCGTCCCTGACGGGGGTCTTCAAGCCCATCGCCTTCCAGGAGCTGGGGAGGGACGGCAGCAGCTTCGCCATCAGCCTGGACACCAAAGAGTTCTCCCCGGAGGAGCTGTCCGTCAAACAGGTGGGCAGGAAGCTGAGGGTGAGTGGCAGGACGGAGAAGAAGCAGGAGGACGAGAAGGGCTCCTACACATACAGGTGTCAGGAGTTCAGGCAAGAATTCGACCTGCCGGACGGCGTCGACCCCGAGACCGTCACATGCTCTCTGGTGGGGGGACAGCTGCAGATCCAGGCCCCCCGGGAGAAACCGGTGCATGATGGGAAGGAGAGGGTCGTCCCCATAAGCATCACCTCGGCCCCGgccatcacctcctcctcctccaccaccagcaccaTCAGCAGCAGCGGCGCCTCCTCAGAGAGCAGCCCTGCGGAGAAAAACTGA